The proteins below come from a single Tachypleus tridentatus isolate NWPU-2018 chromosome 13, ASM421037v1, whole genome shotgun sequence genomic window:
- the LOC143240148 gene encoding G-protein coupled receptor dmsr-1-like, whose protein sequence is MAVILDSNVLFPWMTHPMNFSEINRTMCEPYTPTTDHQAPYHGDQMAEFRDRYTEFHGYLSLMICVFGIITNILNIIVLTRKDMLSPTNAILTGLAVADMFVMLSYVPYTIHMYIRSNQLANERYSYSWAVFTLIHAHLTVVCHTISIWLTVTLAMWRLLSVSFPTNSKKWCRMSRAKCAIFCTYVCCPLVCVPIYLTFTIQENGSGTNQYTVTFSDSSVRYNRLLERINFWIFSVLMKLVPCIALTSLSIALVRVLYVTNVRKHRLKNRNTSFKPTTDTTTKMLLAVLLVFLLTEFPAGILALLCGILGKDFFVNVYHNLGEVMDIMALINSGVNFILYCTMSRKFRQTFARIFKPNFHYTWITTPKEPATTDTTVL, encoded by the coding sequence ATGGCCGTAATATTGGATTCCAACGTTTTATTCCCATGGATGACACACCCTATGAACTTTTCCGAGATCAACAGAACAATGTGTGAACCGTATACGCCCACGACTGATCACCAAGCTCCATACCACGGTGACCAGATGGCCGAGTTTAGAGACCGATACACCGAGTTTCACGGATACCTAAGTTTGATGATCTGTGTGTTTGGTATAATTACTAACATCCTAAACATCATTGTGCTAACAAGAAAAGACATGTTGTCACCAACTAACGCTATTCTGACAGGACTAGCAGTGgcagacatgtttgtcatgttatCCTATGTGCCATACActatacatatgtacataaggTCTAATCAGTTAGCTAATGAAAGATATTCCTATTCCTGGGCAGTATTCACGCTGATCCATGCTCACCTGACAGTGGTGTGTCACACAATTTCGATCTGGTTGACAGTGACGCTTGCCATGTGGCGGTTACTTTCCGTAAGCTTCCCAACTAACAGCAAAAAGTGGTGTAGGATGTCCCGTGCTAAATGTGCAATATTCTGTACATATGTGTGCTGTCCTCTAGTCTGTGTACCCATCTACCTTACATTCACCATTCAGGAAAATGGCAGTGGCACGAATCAGTACACGGTAACCTTCAGCGATTCTTCTGTCAGGTACAATCGATTGCTAGAAAGGATCAATTTTTGGATCTTCAGTGTTTTAATGAAACTTGTTCCATGTATTGCCCTCACTAGTTTGAGCATAGCACTTGTCCGTGTTCTGTACGTTACTAACGTCCGGAAGCATCGACTTAAAAACAGGAATACCTCTTTCAAACCAACAAcagatacaacaacaaaaatgttactAGCTGTGCTTTTAGTATTTCTATTAACCGAGTTCCCAGCAGGGATACTCGCCCTGCTGTGTGGCATCCTGGGTAAAGATTTCTTTGTTAACGTGTACCACAACCTAGGGGAGGTGATGGATATCATGGCACTAATAAACAGTGGTGTAAACTTTATCTTATACTGTACCATGAGTCGCAAGTTTCGTCAAACATTTGCCAGGATTTTTAAGCCTAATTTTCATTACACGTGGATTACCACGCCAAAGGAACCGGCTACCACGGATACAACTGtcttgtaa